In a genomic window of Mycolicibacillus parakoreensis:
- a CDS encoding MFS transporter: MRAEDITVTDPKVVKRAVAAATVGNITEWYDFGVYGYFILTLQKVFFAGMSDTASLIAAFGVFASSFLVRPIGGLIFGSLGDRIGRTKVLAMTVILMAASTFCIGLVPSYDSIGIAAPILVLLAKLGQGLSTGGEYSGSMTFIAEYTPDKRRGFTGSWLEFGTFTGYSLGAATVAILTAVMPEDDLLSWGYRIPFLLALPLGMVGLFLRLRLEETPAFEKLLEEQSEHQHDESKAGVRAVFVHYWRAILLCGGIVITWNITNYMLTSYIPTYLADLPEFGLGGGVDQTATQFMQIAVLVMLIVLIPIIGRLSDRVGRRPVLATGAIGLIVLSLPAVLLLRGGTVVSTFAGLLILGLMLACFSGTAPSTLPALFPTQVRYSGLAISFNIFVSLFGGTTALVMSTLLSATKDLNWPGYYLIAAGAIGLVSIALITEPNGKPLPGATPAVSTHEEAHALVASQD, encoded by the coding sequence TTGCGGGCGGAAGACATCACGGTCACCGACCCGAAAGTCGTCAAACGGGCGGTCGCGGCGGCGACCGTCGGCAACATCACCGAGTGGTACGACTTCGGGGTCTACGGGTATTTCATCCTCACCCTGCAGAAGGTGTTCTTCGCCGGGATGTCCGACACCGCCTCGCTGATCGCGGCGTTCGGCGTCTTCGCCTCCTCGTTTCTGGTGCGGCCCATCGGCGGGCTGATCTTCGGGTCGCTGGGCGACCGGATCGGGCGCACGAAGGTGTTGGCGATGACGGTCATCCTCATGGCCGCCAGCACGTTTTGCATCGGTCTGGTGCCCAGTTACGACTCGATCGGCATCGCGGCACCGATCCTGGTGCTGCTCGCCAAGCTCGGGCAGGGGCTGTCGACCGGCGGCGAGTACAGCGGATCGATGACGTTCATCGCCGAGTACACCCCGGACAAGCGCCGCGGCTTCACCGGCAGCTGGCTGGAGTTCGGCACCTTCACCGGCTACTCCCTCGGCGCGGCGACCGTGGCGATCCTCACCGCGGTGATGCCCGAGGACGACCTGCTGAGCTGGGGATACCGCATCCCGTTCCTGCTCGCGTTGCCGCTGGGGATGGTGGGGCTGTTCCTGCGGCTGCGGTTGGAGGAGACACCGGCGTTCGAGAAGCTGCTCGAAGAGCAGTCGGAGCACCAGCACGACGAGTCCAAGGCCGGGGTGCGCGCGGTCTTCGTGCACTACTGGCGGGCCATCCTGCTCTGCGGGGGCATCGTGATCACCTGGAACATCACCAACTACATGCTCACCAGCTACATCCCCACCTATCTGGCCGACCTGCCCGAGTTCGGCCTCGGCGGCGGGGTGGATCAGACCGCGACCCAGTTCATGCAGATCGCGGTGCTGGTGATGTTGATCGTGCTGATCCCGATCATCGGCCGGCTCAGCGACCGGGTCGGGCGGCGTCCGGTTCTCGCGACCGGGGCGATCGGGTTGATCGTGCTGTCGCTGCCGGCGGTGCTGCTGCTGCGCGGCGGCACCGTGGTCAGCACATTCGCCGGGCTGCTGATACTCGGGTTGATGCTGGCCTGTTTCTCCGGCACCGCGCCGTCGACGCTGCCGGCCCTGTTCCCCACCCAGGTCCGCTACAGCGGGCTGGCGATCTCGTTCAACATCTTCGTCTCGCTGTTCGGCGGGACGACCGCCTTGGTCATGAGCACGTTGCTGTCGGCCACCAAGGACCTCAACTGGCCCGGCTACTACCTGATCGCCGCCGGCGCGATCGGGCTGGTCAGTATCGCGTTGATCACCGAACCCAACGGCAAGCCGCTTCCCGGGGCCACCCCGGCGGTGAGCACCCACGAGGAGGCGCACGCCCTGGTGGCCTCGCAGGACTGA
- a CDS encoding acyltransferase family protein has translation MGSGEIRALTGLRIVAALWVVLFHFRPLLAGAAPYRAEVLAPILDTGAQGVDLFFILSGFVLTWNYLNRMGQSWSTRATLRFLWLRLARVWPVYLVTLHLAAAWIIFTLNVGDTPAEQADRLTAVSYLRQLLLVQLWFEPYFDDTSWDGPAWSISAEWLAYLLFGLLILVVARVARVTRARGLLWLAFAASLPPILLLLATGEFYTPWSWLPRIVMQFTAGALACAAVRKLHLTHRTRMGVGWLSVLLIVLIVAALYWFDAHPMATVPDARGLVDVLFVPLVVTLAVGVGSLPRLLATRPLIYGGQISFALYMVHELVHTGWNWVAIEYDLDLTAGQWKLVVLGILAVCLAGASLLYHGVEEPTRRWMRRMVDVRDTDTPVAPPVAAAGAAPPAQMAAAAR, from the coding sequence GTGGGCAGCGGAGAGATCAGGGCACTGACCGGCCTGCGGATCGTGGCTGCCCTGTGGGTGGTGTTGTTTCATTTCCGGCCGCTGCTGGCCGGGGCGGCCCCCTACCGCGCCGAGGTGCTCGCCCCGATCCTCGACACCGGTGCCCAGGGGGTCGACCTGTTCTTCATCCTCAGCGGTTTCGTGCTGACGTGGAACTATCTCAATCGGATGGGGCAGTCCTGGTCGACGCGGGCGACGCTGCGCTTCCTCTGGCTGCGTCTGGCGCGGGTCTGGCCGGTCTACCTGGTGACCCTGCACCTGGCGGCGGCGTGGATCATCTTCACCCTCAACGTCGGTGACACGCCCGCCGAGCAGGCAGATCGGCTCACCGCGGTCAGCTACCTGCGGCAGCTGCTGTTGGTGCAACTGTGGTTCGAACCGTATTTCGATGACACCAGCTGGGACGGCCCGGCCTGGTCGATCAGCGCCGAGTGGCTCGCCTACCTGCTGTTCGGGCTGCTCATCCTGGTGGTGGCCCGGGTGGCCCGGGTGACCCGGGCGCGCGGTTTGCTGTGGCTGGCCTTCGCCGCTTCGCTGCCGCCGATTCTGCTGCTGTTGGCCACCGGCGAGTTCTACACCCCGTGGAGTTGGCTGCCGCGGATCGTCATGCAGTTCACCGCTGGGGCGCTGGCCTGCGCCGCGGTGCGCAAACTGCACCTGACGCACCGCACCCGGATGGGCGTGGGCTGGCTGTCGGTGCTGCTGATCGTGCTGATCGTCGCCGCCCTGTACTGGTTCGACGCCCACCCGATGGCCACCGTGCCCGATGCGCGTGGGCTGGTGGACGTGCTGTTCGTGCCGCTGGTGGTCACCCTGGCGGTGGGGGTCGGCAGCCTGCCGCGTCTTTTGGCGACGCGGCCGCTGATCTACGGCGGCCAGATCTCGTTCGCGTTGTACATGGTCCACGAACTGGTCCACACCGGCTGGAACTGGGTGGCGATCGAATACGACCTGGACCTGACCGCCGGACAGTGGAAGCTGGTGGTGCTCGGGATACTGGCGGTCTGTCTGGCGGGAGCGAGCCTGCTCTACCACGGTGTGGAGGAGCCGACGCGGCGGTGGATGCGCCGCATGGTCGACGTCCGTGACACCGACACCCCGGTGGCGCCACCGGTCGCCGCCGCGGGCGCCGCACCACCGGCCCAGATGGCCGCTGCAGCCCGGTGA
- a CDS encoding Rv0518 family GDSL lipase produces the protein MRTPVIVGVATVAVLVGAVVISGYRAPATPPRLTDHDVRISRIAVIGDSYTTGGPEGGLGANGWTTRAGQELLRDGNPVTASVAAEGGAGYGVRGNHGNLFVDLVPRAVTVDDALVVFFGSRNDDVADPGLLAGTMHDALARARDLAPTATLLVIGPPWPTADVPAAIWRVRDTLAAQTWLVGGDFVDPLAEGWFVGRPDLIGADGIHPNDAGHAYLATRIAPLISARLAG, from the coding sequence ATGCGCACTCCGGTGATCGTGGGCGTCGCGACGGTCGCCGTCCTGGTGGGCGCCGTCGTCATCAGCGGGTACCGCGCACCGGCAACACCGCCGCGCCTCACCGACCACGACGTCCGGATCAGCCGCATCGCGGTGATCGGGGATTCCTACACCACCGGCGGCCCGGAGGGCGGGCTGGGCGCCAACGGATGGACGACCCGCGCCGGTCAGGAGTTGCTGCGCGACGGCAACCCGGTCACCGCCTCGGTGGCCGCCGAGGGCGGCGCCGGCTACGGGGTGCGCGGCAACCACGGGAACCTGTTCGTCGACCTGGTGCCGCGCGCGGTCACCGTCGACGACGCCCTGGTGGTGTTCTTCGGGTCACGCAACGACGACGTGGCCGACCCGGGCCTGCTCGCCGGGACCATGCACGACGCGCTCGCCCGGGCCCGCGATCTGGCCCCGACCGCCACCCTGCTGGTGATCGGCCCACCGTGGCCAACCGCCGACGTCCCCGCCGCGATCTGGCGGGTGCGCGACACCCTCGCCGCGCAGACCTGGCTGGTCGGCGGTGATTTCGTCGACCCACTGGCCGAGGGATGGTTCGTCGGGCGACCGGATCTGATCGGCGCCGACGGCATCCACCCCAACGACGCCGGCCACGCCTACCTCGCCACGCGCATCGCCCCGCTGATCAGCGCACGGCTGGCGGGCTGA
- a CDS encoding alpha/beta fold hydrolase, with product MVVAIARPKLEGNVAVGEGRQLGFAEFGAPQGRAMFWLHGTPGARRQIPLEARLFAERENIRLIGVDRPGIGSSTPYQYETVLQFAGDLRTMADTLGVQKMAIIGLSGGGPYTLACAAAMPDRVVAAGVLGGVAPSTGPDGLSSGLMTLAAIASPVIEVAGGPLSVVASGVIRLIRPVASPAVWLYGRISPEGDRQLLARPEFKAMFLDDLLNGSRKQLAAPFADAVVFARDWGFRLVDVGVPVHWWHGDADHIIPFSHGEHVVARLPHAKMYPMPGESHLGGLGRAEEILTTLADAWDHADG from the coding sequence ATGGTGGTCGCAATCGCCCGGCCCAAGTTGGAGGGCAACGTTGCTGTCGGTGAGGGACGTCAACTCGGCTTCGCGGAGTTCGGCGCGCCCCAGGGGCGCGCGATGTTCTGGCTGCACGGCACCCCGGGGGCCCGCCGGCAGATCCCGCTGGAGGCGCGGCTGTTCGCCGAACGCGAGAACATCCGCCTGATCGGGGTCGACCGGCCCGGGATCGGCTCCTCCACGCCCTACCAGTACGAAACCGTGCTGCAGTTCGCCGGCGACCTGCGCACCATGGCTGACACGCTGGGTGTGCAGAAGATGGCGATCATCGGCCTGTCCGGCGGCGGGCCCTACACGCTGGCCTGCGCGGCGGCCATGCCGGACCGGGTCGTCGCCGCCGGGGTGCTCGGCGGGGTCGCGCCCTCCACCGGCCCCGACGGTCTATCCAGCGGGTTGATGACGCTCGCCGCGATCGCCTCCCCGGTCATCGAGGTGGCCGGCGGGCCGCTCAGCGTCGTCGCCAGTGGCGTGATCCGGCTGATCAGGCCGGTCGCCTCCCCTGCCGTGTGGCTGTACGGCCGGATCTCCCCGGAGGGGGACCGCCAGCTGCTGGCGCGCCCGGAGTTCAAGGCGATGTTCCTCGACGACCTGCTCAACGGCAGCCGCAAACAGCTGGCGGCGCCGTTCGCCGACGCGGTGGTGTTCGCGCGCGACTGGGGTTTCCGGCTCGTCGACGTCGGCGTTCCGGTGCACTGGTGGCACGGCGACGCCGACCACATCATCCCGTTCTCCCACGGTGAGCACGTCGTCGCCCGGCTGCCCCACGCCAAGATGTACCCGATGCCCGGCGAGAGTCACCTGGGCGGACTCGGGCGCGCCGAGGAGATCTTGACCACGCTGGCCGACGCCTGGGATCACGCCGACGGGTAG
- a CDS encoding HAD family hydrolase: MTEPTTTVTPHDAVAQIAASPPGPHIGAFFDLDGTLVAGFTATAHAGHRIRLRQARIGEILGVIEAATRYRLGRIQFDRLLVRAAGYLRGESIATLDSLGDWLFTHRIIDRVYPLMREIVHAHQRRGHTVVLSSSALTIHAEPVARFLDIPHVVCNHFELDRSGLLTGGVRTPVVWGKQKAVAVQQFCAEREIDLQHSYFYADGDEDVALMTLVGRPRPVNPRSGLATTAAERQWPVLRMPRPDQRSTARRIAGFGWAALWG; the protein is encoded by the coding sequence ATGACCGAGCCGACGACGACGGTGACGCCACACGACGCGGTGGCCCAGATCGCGGCGAGTCCGCCCGGGCCGCACATCGGCGCCTTCTTCGACCTGGACGGCACCTTGGTCGCCGGGTTCACCGCGACCGCGCACGCCGGCCACCGGATCCGGCTGCGGCAGGCCAGGATCGGTGAGATCCTCGGGGTCATCGAGGCGGCGACGCGCTACCGACTCGGGCGCATCCAGTTCGACCGGTTGCTGGTGCGCGCCGCCGGGTATCTGCGGGGTGAGTCGATCGCCACCCTCGACTCCCTCGGTGACTGGTTGTTCACCCACCGCATCATCGATCGGGTCTATCCGCTGATGCGCGAGATCGTGCACGCCCATCAGCGTCGCGGCCACACCGTGGTGCTCAGCTCGTCGGCGTTGACCATCCACGCCGAGCCGGTCGCCCGGTTCCTCGACATCCCGCACGTGGTGTGCAATCACTTCGAGCTCGACCGGTCCGGACTGCTCACCGGCGGCGTCCGGACTCCGGTCGTCTGGGGGAAGCAGAAAGCCGTTGCCGTACAACAATTCTGCGCAGAACGGGAGATCGATTTGCAGCACAGTTATTTCTACGCCGACGGCGACGAGGACGTGGCGCTGATGACGTTGGTGGGCCGGCCTCGCCCGGTCAACCCCCGCTCGGGGCTGGCCACGACGGCCGCCGAACGGCAGTGGCCGGTGCTGCGGATGCCGCGCCCCGACCAGCGCAGCACCGCGCGCCGGATCGCGGGGTTCGGGTGGGCGGCTCTGTGGGGGTGA
- a CDS encoding MTH1187 family thiamine-binding protein, whose translation MSVLVAFSVSPMGTGEGVSEAVAEAVRVVRESGLPNHTDAMFTVIEGDTWEQVMTVVHRAVEAVAAHASRVSTVIKVDWRDGVSDALTHKVQAVERHLRAPD comes from the coding sequence ATGTCGGTTCTGGTCGCATTCTCGGTGAGCCCGATGGGCACCGGTGAGGGTGTGAGTGAGGCGGTGGCCGAGGCGGTGCGGGTGGTGCGGGAGTCGGGCCTGCCGAACCATACCGACGCGATGTTCACCGTGATCGAGGGCGACACCTGGGAGCAGGTGATGACGGTGGTGCATCGCGCGGTGGAGGCGGTGGCCGCCCACGCCTCCCGGGTGAGCACGGTGATCAAGGTCGATTGGCGCGACGGCGTCTCCGATGCGCTGACCCATAAGGTGCAGGCGGTCGAGCGGCATCTGCGGGCACCGGACTAG
- a CDS encoding macro domain-containing protein — MELEVAQVDITTLAVDAITNAANTGLRHGGGVAAAIARAAGPALVEESRRKAPIGLGEAVATTAGALPARYVIHAATMELGGPTSAEIIAAATASTLAIAEDLQCASLALVAFGTGVGGFPLGEAARLMVTAVRAHRPTALRRIVFAVHGAPAEQAFDAALRS; from the coding sequence ATGGAGCTGGAAGTCGCCCAGGTCGACATCACCACACTCGCGGTCGATGCGATCACCAACGCGGCCAACACCGGCCTGCGCCACGGCGGCGGGGTGGCCGCGGCCATCGCCCGGGCGGCCGGCCCGGCCTTGGTCGAGGAGTCGCGGCGAAAGGCCCCGATCGGACTCGGCGAGGCCGTGGCCACCACCGCCGGGGCGCTGCCCGCCCGGTATGTGATCCACGCGGCGACGATGGAACTCGGCGGACCGACCTCGGCGGAGATCATCGCCGCCGCTACCGCATCGACCCTGGCCATCGCCGAGGATCTGCAGTGCGCCTCGCTGGCGCTGGTCGCCTTCGGCACCGGGGTCGGTGGGTTCCCGCTCGGCGAGGCGGCCCGGCTGATGGTCACCGCGGTACGCGCCCACCGCCCCACCGCGCTGCGTCGGATCGTGTTCGCCGTGCACGGTGCGCCGGCCGAGCAGGCGTTCGACGCGGCGCTGCGGTCCTGA
- a CDS encoding SAM-dependent methyltransferase: MTPRADDDRWDIHTGVGYTALVVAAWRALHTAGPDPVAADDWARAFVEAAADPYLSGLLDAAPTADTAVFPTLYGVQTRFFDEFFTAASAAGIAQAVILGAGLDTRCYRLGWPDESVVFEVDQPAVLRFKTAVLAERGARPATRRVPIGADLRGPWAESLLAAGFEPGRPCAWSVEGVLPYLTGADQDALLTALTTLSAAGSRIAIGALGSHFDAEQFAAVTAEHPGLQIFRDVDFSALTHPPEQRADPADWLERHGWALTRVGTTLDLQADHGASPPAVMVAVDRVLRSQYVHATRR; this comes from the coding sequence ATGACACCACGCGCCGACGACGACCGGTGGGACATCCACACCGGTGTCGGCTACACCGCGCTGGTGGTGGCCGCCTGGCGTGCGCTGCACACCGCCGGGCCCGACCCGGTGGCCGCCGACGACTGGGCCCGGGCGTTCGTCGAGGCCGCCGCCGACCCCTATCTGAGCGGGTTGCTCGACGCGGCGCCCACCGCCGACACCGCGGTGTTCCCCACGCTCTACGGAGTGCAGACTCGGTTCTTCGACGAGTTCTTCACCGCCGCCTCGGCGGCCGGGATCGCGCAGGCGGTGATCCTCGGGGCCGGCCTGGACACCCGGTGCTACCGGCTGGGCTGGCCGGACGAGAGCGTCGTGTTCGAGGTCGACCAGCCGGCGGTGCTGCGGTTCAAAACCGCCGTGCTCGCCGAGCGGGGCGCCCGGCCGGCCACCCGCCGGGTCCCGATCGGCGCGGATCTTCGCGGGCCGTGGGCCGAGTCGCTGCTGGCCGCCGGGTTCGAGCCCGGCCGGCCGTGCGCCTGGTCGGTGGAGGGCGTGCTGCCCTATCTGACCGGTGCCGACCAGGACGCGCTGCTGACCGCGCTCACCACGCTCTCCGCGGCGGGCAGCCGGATCGCGATCGGTGCGCTGGGCTCGCACTTCGACGCCGAGCAGTTCGCCGCGGTCACCGCCGAGCACCCCGGGCTGCAGATCTTCCGGGACGTGGACTTCTCGGCGCTGACCCACCCTCCGGAGCAGCGCGCCGACCCCGCCGACTGGCTCGAGCGCCACGGGTGGGCGCTGACCCGGGTGGGGACGACGCTGGACCTGCAAGCCGATCACGGTGCGAGTCCCCCGGCGGTGATGGTGGCCGTCGACCGGGTGCTGCGCTCGCAGTACGTGCATGCCACGCGGCGGTGA
- a CDS encoding competence/damage-inducible protein A, whose translation MSTRAGIVVTGTEVLTGRIQDRNGPWIADRLLESGVELAHVTVCGDRPRDLTAALRFLADTGVDLIVTSGGLGPTADDLTVETVARFCGRELVLDTELEATIAAILRSLMRRYPDADFEAVMAANRKQALIPAGATVLAPVGTAPGVVVPGDQARIPTIVVLPGPPRELQAMWPAALASEPVQDATATRTRYRQQTVRMFGLPESSLADTLREAERTVADFDRLEITTCLRRGELEIVTRYEPDAPAAVAAYTALVGLLTARHPREVFATDGSLIDEQVAALVAGRTVATAESCTAGLLAARLTELPGSSAYVAGGVVSYSNAAKSELLGVDPALIEEHGAVSEPVAQAMAAGALRRFGADTAVAITGIAGPGGGSADKPVGTVCFTAALADGRSLTRTVRLPGNRADVRERSTTVAMHLLRRLLSDEPTAAL comes from the coding sequence GTGAGTACACGCGCAGGCATCGTCGTAACCGGAACCGAGGTCCTGACCGGACGCATCCAGGACCGCAACGGCCCCTGGATCGCCGACCGGCTGCTGGAGTCGGGTGTGGAGCTGGCCCATGTCACCGTCTGCGGTGACCGTCCGCGCGACCTCACGGCCGCCCTGCGGTTTCTGGCCGATACCGGCGTCGACCTCATCGTCACCAGCGGCGGGCTGGGTCCGACCGCCGACGACCTGACCGTGGAGACGGTGGCCCGGTTCTGCGGGCGTGAGCTGGTGTTGGACACCGAGCTCGAGGCCACCATCGCCGCGATCCTGCGGTCGCTGATGCGCCGCTACCCGGACGCCGATTTCGAGGCGGTGATGGCGGCCAACCGTAAGCAGGCCCTGATCCCGGCCGGCGCCACGGTGCTCGCCCCGGTGGGCACCGCCCCCGGTGTCGTCGTCCCCGGCGACCAGGCGCGAATCCCGACCATCGTGGTGTTGCCCGGTCCGCCGCGTGAGCTGCAGGCGATGTGGCCGGCGGCGCTGGCCAGCGAGCCGGTGCAGGACGCGACGGCCACACGCACCCGCTATCGGCAGCAGACCGTGCGGATGTTCGGGCTGCCCGAGTCGAGTCTGGCCGACACCCTGCGGGAGGCTGAACGCACCGTCGCCGACTTCGATCGCCTGGAGATCACCACGTGCCTGCGCCGCGGTGAGTTGGAGATCGTCACCCGTTACGAACCCGACGCCCCCGCCGCCGTGGCCGCCTACACCGCGCTGGTGGGGCTGCTGACCGCCCGCCACCCCCGGGAGGTGTTCGCCACCGACGGGTCCCTGATCGACGAGCAGGTCGCGGCACTGGTGGCCGGCCGCACGGTGGCGACCGCCGAATCCTGCACCGCGGGGCTGCTGGCGGCGCGCCTCACCGAGCTACCCGGGTCGTCGGCGTACGTGGCCGGGGGAGTGGTCAGCTACTCCAACGCCGCGAAATCCGAACTCCTCGGGGTGGACCCGGCGCTGATCGAGGAGCACGGCGCGGTCTCCGAACCGGTCGCGCAGGCGATGGCCGCCGGCGCGCTGCGTCGATTCGGCGCCGACACCGCGGTGGCGATCACCGGGATCGCCGGGCCCGGCGGTGGATCGGCGGACAAGCCGGTGGGGACGGTCTGTTTCACCGCGGCGCTGGCCGACGGCCGTTCGCTGACCCGCACCGTGCGCCTGCCCGGAAACCGTGCCGACGTGCGGGAACGCTCCACCACCGTCGCGATGCACCTGCTGCGCCGCCTGCTGAGCGACGAGCCGACCGCGGCACTTTAG
- a CDS encoding cutinase family protein: MTGNSLTVWARLWAALAVTGGAALSVPAVTPVAGAEPCPDVDVVFARGTFEPPGAGGVGQDFVDTLRGRLGDKSVDVYPVNYPASTDFPTAAQGVIDASNHIQNRVNACPDTKMVLGGFSQGAAVMGYVTADKIPDDFTPPDGITGPMPPEVADHVAAVALFGEPSQDFLNQIDAPPINIGSRYAPKTINLCIDTDPICSPTGNDGGSHGLYAANGMTGRAADFVAQRLNRW, from the coding sequence ATGACCGGAAACAGTTTGACCGTGTGGGCGCGGCTGTGGGCAGCTCTGGCCGTGACGGGCGGGGCTGCGCTCAGTGTGCCTGCGGTCACCCCCGTCGCTGGCGCCGAACCGTGCCCCGACGTCGACGTGGTGTTCGCCCGGGGCACCTTCGAGCCGCCCGGCGCCGGCGGGGTCGGCCAGGATTTCGTCGACACCCTGCGCGGCCGCCTCGGTGACAAGTCCGTCGACGTGTATCCGGTGAACTACCCGGCCAGCACCGATTTCCCCACCGCCGCCCAGGGCGTCATCGACGCCAGCAACCACATCCAGAACCGGGTGAACGCCTGCCCCGACACCAAGATGGTGCTCGGCGGGTTCTCCCAGGGGGCGGCGGTGATGGGCTACGTCACCGCGGACAAGATCCCCGACGACTTCACCCCGCCGGACGGCATCACCGGACCGATGCCGCCGGAGGTGGCCGACCACGTCGCGGCGGTCGCCCTGTTCGGCGAGCCCTCCCAGGACTTCCTCAACCAGATCGACGCGCCGCCGATCAACATCGGGTCGCGCTATGCGCCCAAGACGATCAACCTGTGCATCGACACCGACCCGATCTGTTCGCCGACCGGCAATGACGGCGGGTCCCACGGCCTGTACGCGGCCAACGGCATGACCGGCCGGGCCGCCGACTTCGTGGCCCAGCGACTCAACCGGTGGTGA
- a CDS encoding flavin-containing monooxygenase: MASRSRFSGRPFHTPTAEIAAALEQLSVPTLLLSLVHLTGDPRFIREFRPAGSFLNEIQGFMSEEDKARARAEALAVLTDYRDRGCPQPAPLGAELIKEMMDWAACETVPERYLELLAEELDLDGADPRRPEPLPPEQVGDLSVLVIGCGQSGLLAGIRLQQAGIPFTIVEKNAGPGGTWWENTYPGARVDIANHFYCYSFEPNHDWTHYFAEQPELRRYFEAVLDRHGLAPHIRWRTEVVAATWDDEAGRWSVTLRSADGTTSTLHARAVISAVGQLNRPVIPPFPGADTFAGPAFHSAAWDHTVGLAGKRVALIGAGASGFQIAPAIAETVAQLTVFQRSAQWMFPNPMYHDAVGAGVRWALEHLPFYGRWYRFLLLWPGADKGLDAARVDPDYPDQNHAVSEVNALGRMMFTEWITGQVGDDPGLLAKVMPDYPATGKRTLQDNGSWLATLKRDNVELVRTPIDRIGPDAVITTDEQRYPAEVIVYATGFRHTEVLWPMTITGRDGTDLRRLWGQRPYAYLGITVPRFPNFFLLYGPGTHLAHGGSLIFHSELQMRYIDQCLAKLTTDDLHSMEPRVEAATEWQRRTQEAIATLVWSQPSIKHSYFKNADGEIHTLSPWPLPEYWSAVRRPDFTQFVLRGGGHDVGSGRILGEPDGHR; encoded by the coding sequence ATGGCGTCGCGCAGCCGTTTCTCCGGTCGGCCGTTTCACACCCCCACGGCCGAGATCGCGGCGGCACTGGAGCAGCTCAGCGTCCCGACGCTGCTGTTGTCGCTGGTCCATCTGACCGGCGACCCCCGGTTCATCCGGGAATTCCGGCCGGCCGGGTCCTTCCTCAACGAGATCCAGGGCTTCATGTCCGAGGAGGACAAGGCGCGCGCTCGCGCCGAAGCGCTCGCGGTACTGACCGACTACCGCGACCGCGGCTGCCCGCAGCCGGCACCGCTTGGCGCCGAGCTGATCAAGGAGATGATGGATTGGGCGGCGTGCGAGACGGTGCCCGAGCGGTATCTGGAGTTGTTGGCCGAAGAACTCGATCTCGACGGCGCCGACCCGCGCCGCCCCGAGCCGCTCCCTCCCGAGCAGGTCGGCGACCTGTCGGTGCTGGTGATCGGCTGCGGACAGTCGGGGTTACTGGCCGGGATCCGCCTGCAACAGGCCGGGATCCCGTTCACGATCGTGGAGAAGAATGCCGGGCCGGGCGGCACCTGGTGGGAGAACACCTACCCGGGCGCCCGCGTCGACATCGCCAACCACTTCTACTGCTACAGCTTCGAACCCAATCACGACTGGACGCACTACTTCGCCGAGCAACCGGAGCTGCGCCGCTATTTCGAGGCGGTGCTCGACCGGCACGGCCTGGCCCCGCACATACGGTGGCGCACCGAGGTCGTCGCCGCGACGTGGGACGACGAGGCGGGCCGGTGGTCGGTCACGCTGCGATCGGCCGACGGCACGACGAGCACCCTGCACGCACGTGCGGTGATCAGCGCCGTGGGCCAACTCAACCGTCCGGTCATCCCGCCGTTTCCGGGCGCCGACACCTTCGCCGGGCCGGCTTTTCACTCGGCCGCCTGGGACCACACGGTCGGGTTGGCCGGCAAACGGGTGGCGTTGATCGGGGCCGGCGCCAGCGGATTTCAGATCGCCCCCGCCATCGCCGAGACCGTCGCCCAGCTCACCGTGTTTCAGCGCAGCGCACAGTGGATGTTTCCCAACCCGATGTATCACGACGCGGTCGGCGCCGGGGTGCGCTGGGCGCTGGAGCATCTGCCGTTCTACGGTCGCTGGTACCGCTTTCTGCTGCTGTGGCCGGGCGCGGACAAGGGGCTCGACGCGGCCCGCGTCGATCCGGACTACCCGGACCAGAACCATGCGGTGAGCGAGGTCAACGCGCTGGGCCGGATGATGTTCACCGAGTGGATCACCGGGCAGGTCGGCGACGACCCGGGGCTGTTGGCCAAGGTGATGCCGGACTATCCGGCGACCGGTAAGCGCACCCTGCAGGACAACGGCAGCTGGCTGGCGACGCTCAAGCGGGACAACGTCGAGCTGGTGCGCACTCCGATCGACCGGATCGGGCCCGACGCGGTGATCACCACCGACGAACAGCGCTACCCGGCCGAGGTCATCGTCTACGCCACCGGGTTTCGGCACACCGAGGTGTTGTGGCCGATGACCATCACCGGTCGTGACGGCACCGACCTGCGCCGCCTGTGGGGGCAGCGTCCGTACGCCTATCTGGGGATCACGGTGCCGAGGTTTCCGAACTTCTTTCTGCTCTACGGGCCGGGCACCCACCTGGCGCACGGGGGTAGCCTGATTTTTCACTCCGAGCTGCAGATGCGCTACATCGATCAGTGCCTGGCGAAGCTGACCACCGACGACCTGCACTCGATGGAGCCGCGGGTCGAGGCGGCCACCGAGTGGCAGCGGCGGACCCAGGAGGCCATCGCGACGCTGGTGTGGTCGCAGCCGTCGATCAAGCACTCCTATTTCAAGAACGCCGACGGTGAGATCCACACCCTCAGTCCCTGGCCGCTACCGGAATACTGGTCGGCGGTGCGTCGCCCGGATTTCACCCAGTTCGTGTTGCGAGGAGGTGGGCACGATGTCGGTTCTGGTCGCATTCTCGGTGAGCCCGATGGGCACCGGTGA